A single window of Ovis canadensis isolate MfBH-ARS-UI-01 breed Bighorn chromosome 15, ARS-UI_OviCan_v2, whole genome shotgun sequence DNA harbors:
- the LOC138420229 gene encoding olfactory receptor 8J3-like: protein MDRQWTAAETRALGAVDLDDFPNCYKANGNFTQVTEFILTGVSERPDLQIPLFFVFLVIYGLTVTGNLSIITLTSVDSQLQTPMYFFLRHLAIINLGNSTVIAPKMLVNFLVKKHTTSFYECATQLGGFLVFIVAEIFILAVMAYDRYVAICSPLLYMVVVSRQACFLLVSLTYLYSFFTAVVVSCCVFSVFYCSSNVINHFYCDTVPLLALSCSDTSFPETVVFISASTNLMFSITVVVTSYFNIVLSILRIRSSEGRKRAFSTCASHVTAVSVFYGTLLFMYLQPRNNHSLDTDKMASVFYTLVIPMLNPLIYSLRNKDVKAALRKFLTN from the exons ATGGATcggcagtggactgctgcagagACAAGGGCTTTGGGTGCAGTAGACTTAG ATGACTTTCCAAACTGTTACAAGGCTAATGGAAATTTCACTCAGGTCACTGAGTTTATTCTCACAGGAGTCTCAGAACGCCCAGACCTCCAGATCCCTCTCTTCTTTGTCTTCCTGGTCATCTATGGACTGACCGTGACAGGGAACCTAAGCATCATCACCCTCACCAGCGTGGACTCTCAGCTTCAGACccccatgtatttcttcctccGGCACTTGGCCATCATCAATCTTGGCAATTCAACTGTCATTGCTCCTAAAATGCTGGTCAACTTTTTAGTAAAAAAGCATACCACCTCCTTCTATGAATGTGCCACCCAACTGGGAGGGTTCTTGGTTTTCATTGTagctgaaattttcattttagctgtgatggcctatgaccgctatgtggccatttGTAGCCCCCTGCTCTACATGGTTGTGGTGTCTCGACAGGCCTGCTTTCTGCTAGTTTCCCTCACATACCTCTATAGCTTTTTCACAGCTGTTGTGGTTTCATGTTgtgtattttctgtgttttattgcTCTTCTAATGTAATCAATCATTTTTACTGTGATACCGTCCCTCTGTTAGCCTTGTCTTGCTCTGATACTTCCTTTCCAGAAACAGTAGTCTTCATATCTGCATCTACAAACTTGATGTTTTCCATAACTGTAGTTGTAACATCTTATTTCAACATCGTTTTGTCCATTCTAAGGATACGTTCATCAGAAGGACGGAAAAGAGCCTTCTCCACATGCGCCTCACATGTGACAGCTGTGTCTGTCTTCTATGGAACTCTGCTTTTCATGTATTTGCAGCCTCGAAATAACCATTCACTGGATACTGATAAAATGGCTTCCGTGTTTTATACACTGGTGATTCCCATGCTGAATCCCTTGATTTACAGCCTGAGGAACAAGGACGTGAAGGCTGCCTTGAGGAAATTTCTGACCAATTAG